ttttgaTAGTTCAACATAGGTGCTAGGTTTAACCTGGGTTTGAAAATTAACTTTGGTTGGTTTCTTTTTTGACAGACtatataatacaattatatttctttttattatatatatatatattgaaattatcaGGGAAGATAAAAGTAATATGCTTCGGATTTTAATCGCTACGGATTGTCATCTTGGTTATATGGAGAAGGATGAAATTCGCCGGCACGATTCATTTCAGGCATTTGAAGAGATTTGCTCAATTGCTGAGCAGAAACAGGTGAATTTCTagttcttttacttttaatccaCATACTGTTATTCCCTTTATTCGCCTTTGTATTTGTAGTAATGATTTCTGTTTTTTCCCTTGATAGATATGATCTTTTTACAAATACCATAACTTTTGGACatcaaaagttgaataagtgatcaataattttaaatcaaagcatatatcaaaacaagaaaaacaataaaaaatactatgaAAGCAGTCTTACACCCATATTCATGGGATTCTAACTCGGTCCAACCGACGAGCTCCTTGGTTatgagattaattaaaattcatggtTCATAAACTTCTCAAGTTAGTCGAGAGAAATAGAAGGGATTGCATGAATTTTAGACTAGTTGTATACATGACCATGAATGTTCATTTTCACATGTATTCTTTCTccagtattttcttttaccgTGTCTAGAGGTCCGTCTTTCTCTGAAAAACTGCTGTGCTTGTGATTTATTGTTTAGATGTTGACTAAGTGAGTGCTTATTTAAAATGTTAGGTGGACTTAATACTTCTTGGCGGCGATCTTTTTCATGAGAATAAGCCTTCAAGGTCAACCCTAGTCAAAGCCATTGAAATTCTCCGCCGTCATTGTCTCAACGATAGGCCAGTTCAGTTCCAAGTTGTGAGCGACCAGACAGTGAACTTTGCAAATTCGTAATCTCCTACATGTTAATCAATATTTCTCTATTCTAAATTTACTACtacttcatcttcttttttgtctAAGATTTTTGGAGTGGGTTCACAAAGTGAGCTCTGAGATTTCCAAATGTGTTTCTGACTTTGCCTCTAATTTCTATGGAACAACTTCTTAAAAACTTATATCTGAATGGTCTTGCTCCGCCAATGCACCTTCGAACTAAATTTAGTTCTTGAAGGTCTGACTCTTAAAGAAACTCCGCCATCCCAGATGTCCCTTAATCAGTTTTCCTTGccaatgaaattaaaatcttcaaaacatcatattttttctctttcacaaTTTCTTAATctagctttcttttctttctgcAGCTTTGGCCATGTGAACTATGAAGATCCCCACTTCAATGTTGGGTTGCCCGTTTTCAGCATTCATGGGAATCATGATGATCCTGCTGGAGTGGTATGATCTGTATGGTACTTGTGGTACTTGTTTCTCTCCATAATGATTGTGTGTTATAGCCCTATTTTATTGACAGGTTCCTGGTACTTTATCATGCTTAGAAAATACTCCTTTCTCATTCAAATCAGTATTCTAGTTCCCAAAGTCTTAGAAATATCCATCAGATTTCCCAACCTTCTCTTTGATGCAACTGAAGAGAATTTTCGCTGTTACATGCTAAACCAAGTTAATCAGATGCTTGTTCTGTCTCATCCATTTGTCTGATCTCATCCTTTGAATGTCTGTGTAGACTGTTTTTTTGCTATTAGTATAGTTTAATTGGTGTGTCACTGTGTCTAAAccgtaaatattttattgtagcGGTAAATTTTTCCCAGCCCACAcgattatatatctatattatatatatatattttcgtCTTTATGCGTGTTGTAATTTGCATAAGCTCAATGTATTTTCTTAGAAATGGTGTTTTGGGTACTCTTCTCAATTATTATCGCAGGACAATCTTTCTGCTGTTGATATCCTTTCAGCATGTAATCTTGTCAACTATTTTGGAAAAATGGTACTTGAGGGTTCTGGTGTGGGGCAGATCACTCTTTATCCTATTCTTATAAAAAAGGTTCGCTCATCACTGTCTTTACTGAAACTTATTATGCTGAAGCATAAACTTAAGCTTTTTACTGAATGACTTCTgaactttataatttattatagggcTCAACATCTGTAGCTCTTTATGGCCTTGGAAATATCAGAGATGAACGCCTGAATCGAATGTTTCAGGTATGTGAGCTGTCTGATTCTGGTTATTCATGCAGTCACCTTGACTTAGTTTTCTCATTATCTTTTGTGTTATGAGAACCAGACGCCGCATGCGGTGCAGTGGATGCGACCTGAAGCCCAGGAAGGCTGTCAAGTTTCAGACTGGTTCAATATACTAGTACTTCATCAAAATAGGTGACACTGATTGTGATTGTCATATTGTTGTTTAGTTGCATAAATGGATGATGACAGAGACTATACAAGAATTCATCACttgataatttcttttgatttttactttaaagttttggaaataattagaattttaaaaaatcttcatCTTTGCTTTCAGAGTGAAGACAAATCCTAAAAACGCAATAAATGAACATTTCCTGCCTcgatttttggattttatcaTCTGGGGGCATGAGCACGAATGCCTTGTTGATCCAAAGGTTCGGAACTGCCAAGGTCTCTTTACTAGTGTTGTTATTTGGTTCCATCTCTGATTGATGGTGTTTCGGATCATTAACAGGAAGTTCCAGGCATGGGTTTTCACATTACTCAACCTGGTTCATCTGTTGCAACTTCGCTGATAGATGGTGAATCAAAGCCAAAACATGTGCTGCTGTTAGAGATCAAGGTTGTGCTTGGcaaaatttttcttctcatcaATTGTTCCTatctttttctgctttttgtttgctgttttttttttttttggagattacctaaaatgtcaaaataatttgtacaTGTGATACTGAACAACATCTAGGGGAATCAGTATCGTCCAACAAAGATACCTCTCAACTCTGTGAGGCCTTTTGAGTACACAGAGGTAGGGTCCTATTAGTCCTTATTTGAATAAGTGTAGAAACTTCAGCTATAGTACTTACATTTTGCGATATACAGGTAGTGCTGAAGGATGAACCTGATATAGACCCTAATGATCAGAATTCTATTCTTGAACACTTGGACAATGTGGTAAGACCACTGCATccttttgtgtttctttttatgttttgtaaACAAATACATGctctttttctatatttctcGTTCTTGTAGTTGATCTGTTGTTGAACTGCTCTGTactatactttttttcttttcttttggctGTTTCATTATTGTAGGTTAGAAATTTGATAGAAAGGGCTAATCAAAAGGCTATTAAGAAATCAGAGCTCAAGCTTCCCTTAGTTCGAGTGAAGGTACTATTTTTTTGACCTGGTCAATTTTCCACTTTTATGTTACTcatttgcttttaaattaaataggtGGATTATTCTGGGTTTATGACGATAAATCCACAGAGGTTTGGGCAAAAGTATGTGGGGAAGGTAcggaaattttttattttcctccAGGGCTGACtgattaaaaacaaaaaccattTTGCATTCTGACTATTTTCACAACTATTGTAAATTATAGGTTGCAAATCCTCAGgatattcttatattttccAAAGCATCTAGAAAAGGTCGCAGTGAaggtaaattttcattttattaggCTATTGGTATTGTACTTTCTTATTTCCATTTGTAGAAACtaaagcaacttttaaaggaaaatttggttaattatattttctatacaTTGTAAGATTATGCCATCTACAATGGAACCATATGGTATAAAAACTTTGGCAtaacttttcaatttcttcGGTGAATAGAGCATCAGGACATTTGAGAACCTGTTGGATTGTTTGCTTATTAGGTTGTATAGAACTCGCAGTTAAGCATGTAAGTACtaagaattttattacaaaagttGTTTTAATACTTCTCTTTCCTCCCACACTGACCACACCTTCCTCTCTCTATCCTCCTACATTAGAATTTTGCCAAGTCCTGTATTCTAAACAATTATTTACACTTCATGCTTATAAGCGCTGTGCTTAGATGTTTTGATGAAGACCTTGTTATAAATATCGGTCCATCTATAATTTTgggcctttttctttttttctttaaatgcCTTGATTTtgatagaataaatattttccttgcagtagataaaattaatgattctGAAAGGCTACGACCGGAAGAGCTGAATCAGCAAAATATTGAAGCTTTAGTTGCTGAAAGTAATCTGGTATGATTGCACCCCGTTTCTTCTGCGCACAATTTTAGGATTAACCAATATGGtaatcacaaaatttgtgaaaatctTGGATCTTCTATGGCATAATATGTGAAAATGCCTTCTATCTAgtcatttttgtaaatatcaaCCTTCTGCATGTCTCCATCACCTATAATAACCCAAAAGCGGCACGCAATCTGTTAGGGAATTTAGGGCACTATTGATTACATCCAACCATTTAAACACATCTTAACAATTGTCAAAGTTggctttcttgtttcttttgttatagACGACTGAGTTCCTAAGCCCACTTAACTCCATGTATTTTGACACACTCATGTATCGCAAAATTACAACAGCGGGAGTAGAAACTTCTAAATGATCCAAGTATCATGGATCTTTGATAATTCTAATCTGATTCCACTTTgtatatcatgattttttcagaaaatggaGATACTCCCAGTCAATGATTTGGATGTTGCGTTGCACAATTTTGTGAATAAGGATGACAAAATGGCCTTCTATTCTTGTCTGCAATACAACCTCGAAGAAACTCGTGTAAGTGGTTTATACTTTGTCGTTCAATTGATGGTATAAATATGGTACATGCAGATGGTGCTTTATATGTTATTTCAATGGTTTGGCTGTTTGCTTAGTGACCATTTGTACATATAAATTATCCCTGCAGTACTCTAATAAGTTAAAATTCTTCTCTGTAACAGAATAAAATTGCTGGGGATCCGGATGTTCATAAGTTTGAAGAGGAAGACATTATTGTCAAAGTTGGAGAGTGCTTAgaggcaaaatatctttttctcccatcttcttttcctttcttgtcTACCTTTACGCAATGTCATAATTCTGTAATATATCGTGTTGAATGAATCCAAGTGTTGGAAAGTAGAGTATGGAATTATATGGCTCTCTTCGTCAAGGCAGATTATCACTGGCAAATTTGGATGACAACATGGCTTAGTGAAACTTAATAGAGAACCCATGAACTTCTCACAGTTTTGGTATAACGTGATTATGGATTCACCTTGAACTGTCATTTGTGCAGTTTGCATTGCTTAGTATTGAACACACTAGCCCTGGGTTTAAGATGTCTATCTCTCTTTCATACTAGCTGTCTCCCTCTCATGGGATCAAATATCAAGTCCCACCACACCTTGCCAAATCTCACGCTCAAAaccattttcaatttaaagtGGCGTCTTCAAACTTGTATGGCACCATGATAAAGTTCTCTTctattttctaaagaaaatttgtGTTATGAAAATACCGCTGATCATTTGCAGGAACGTGTGAAAGAAAGAGCCTCGAAGACAAAAGATGGCCAAGATTTTACATTCAGTGGCCCGTCCTCACAGGTATGTATTTTCAGATTCTAGCCTGATGTGCACAGAAGCTTTTCTTGAGAGCTACATGCTTTATAGCCTATGTATTTTGAGTCATCGTATTGTTTTCTTACAGAATGTAAGGACTAGAAGTACTGAAGGAGTTGGAACTGCTGCTTCCTTCAGTGATGATGAAGATGCTACTATATTCTCTGGCTCAAAGTCTACCAGAAAGGGCAGGAAAGAGCTGTCACAATCTTTGAGGTCCACTCATGATATTTCAGATGCTGGTAAGACTACAGGAAGAGGAAGGGGAAGGGGAAGAGGGAGAGGCAGGGCTTCCAATACATTGAAGCAGACCACATTGGAAGCAAGCATGGGTTTCCGTCATTCACAAAGGTTTGCTTAATTGTTTTAGTGCCTGAGGgtgcttttctttctcatgCATTTCTCGCTATTGTTCTTACCAAGTTCTCTTTTTGATGATACTCACGCAAATtggtttttccttctttgtttATATCCTTGTGCTGTTACCGCCCCTTCTGTTGGGAGAGAGATGCTGCATTGAAAGCTTGTTAGATATCATAGTCCGAATAGttcttgaatgaaaatctCAGTGGCAGGGACCACCTAATTTATGGCCCGACTGCTGCAACTCCCATTTTGTGCACTCATTATTGTACGGTCTTTCGGGATTTAGAATTGTAGCTTTGGAGTGAAACACCTCCGACTTGGAAAAAATCTTCAATATAAATACTGAGGCCAGCTCTATTGGCATGCATCTCTACTAGAGAAATAGGCCATGTTTGCTGACACAGAGCAACCACACAATATTTGAGGCATATCAAACATAGctgtgaaaataaaatttcgtCACTATGGGAACTTTCAATATGATCTCTTTGATATAGATCTGCATCAGTTGCTGCATCTGCTTCTGTCCGGAGTATGGCTGATGAGGTGGATGAAGTGGACTCAGACTCAAATGATGAAACAGCTAAACTTGATGTTAATGATATTGCTGATAGCTCGGTATGGGCTAACTTCTTTACAGCCATTTTGTGCTCTCAGTAACTTATTCTGCTTTTGCTGGGTCACTATAATTTCTTGTTACACAAATTTTACGGTGTCAAAATTTTCTGCTCTCAGTAATATTTTCAGCTCTTGCTGACTCCCAGTAATTTCTTGTTATACCATTTTTACTGAGTCAATTTTGTGTTTCCGATGCAAGGATGATGCTGAAACTCTGGAGGGGAAGGGCAGAAAAAGAGCTGCTCCAAGGGGAAAGGCTAGAGGTTCCACCACCTCcaaaaggggaagaaaatCAGATAACCCTTCATCTTCACTCCATAGATTGCTTGCAAGCagagatgatgatgacgagGATGACGACATGGGGAAGAAACCTAATAGATCTCAACCTCGGGTAACTGATGCTATTCTTAGTAAAGCACTCTCCTTTTTCTTAATCATCATATTTTCTGAAGGTGGGTTCTAAGTCGCTTCAACTGTAAATTTTGGAGCTGACTAGGTGTCCGTATATATCTTGCATTGCCCGTTTATCTATATCAGGAAAAGTTACAGTTCCATCATCTCTGTTTTCTGTTGATGTAATATCCTTTCATCTTTTAGCTTAACGGAAGCATTTCATCTCAAACATATTGCAAGAGTAATGGTATATCATGAAATAAGCTCAACCAAGCCGAAGTCTGTATATATGTTGATAGAGTTCGGACATTTGTTATAAACAGCATGTCAGCTATTCTATTCATATACCTCCTGTTGTTTTCGTGACGCATCTGTTCATAACTTATAACTGAGAAAGGCTGAAGTTACGcctaacaaatttttttaggtGACAAGAAATTATGGAGCTTTAAGACGGTAGCTAGCCAGCTGCTTCAGACATCTCTCATTGGAGGTGATGCTGTCCAATTTGGGGTTGCGTGTGGCTCCTCACGGTTCAATATTGGGTCATACGCCTGTAGGAAGAGCTGTACATGTATGTTACAAGTTTTTCTGTGAACACCGATATCTTGTTAATGATGGTTTGCCcctatttaatattgatatccATTACAAACCAGCTTTACCTCTTGAACGCCAGCAGATTTTGGAGGCCTTTCTCATGTGTATTGCTATTATGCATAAGTTGACTCGAAAATCAGCCACTGTGGTGATTCTTTTATCTTCATCAGTGGCTCCTATAGCATACTAGCGcacatgctttttttttttttatcatgccCATTAGGCCATGGAGTAAAAACATCTTTCACTGGGTAAACAATCCCATATACCATCTGAGCTTTGTGCCATAATCAGAAGGAGATGATTGTATCTTCTGTAAAACCAGTTCAAGGTCCGAACGGTATTGAATCCTTCGGAAACTCAAATACAACTATTACCTTAACCTTATTAATCTGTCCAAACAGGTGACTATTGAAAGGCAAAAGTCACTCTAATAAGTATTACAGcgtcttcatttttattttcatccaagTGTGTGATGGGTGACTAAAAagtcatatattaataataaagtgtTTActtacttgttttaataagagtaaattaattttatcttggTTTATTTCTTagtttcttgtaatttttgtggtaaaatgatattaagttatataaataaaacagtaaataatatctatttcaaatttataaagaacCCCTATACAAAAAAGTAAACATCATATTAatctatactaatttttttatatagactaATATATCAAAGTAAATGGAGTCTCAATTTATGAATTAGGCCTCattctaataatttatccatttGAAAGATGGTGGACCTGGACGGAACTTGATAAGAGTTTGgttaaatttatcttttatttattgaatatatggATGGTtgttatatgtattttatatttcaaaaataaagtatgCGTTAATCATTTAATGTtctatatatttagatttaagGCCTTCGATAGTAATTTTAGTTGACAAAATATGGATAGAtagaaaacatatttttatatttactttttctatcataatatttttaattaattaattaattttactaacaattttttatctatatatatttaattttttttattttattaaataaatataataaaaataagggataattatattccattcccttgaaatttggtgtaattacatatagacccctgtaatttagaaaattacatttaatacttatgaggtttatttttgtgtaacaaataagtcctttCATTAGTtgaaattcatcgaatttgctgatattaacaaaaaaattgagaaaaaaatatgtgtaccttcaattaatttattactaacttataatgGGTCAAACAagtctttttatgatcaaatttttcTCATATGTTTTCACGCAATAATACATTTGAGGAGGCaaattttcaccattataagggtagtttagttaaaaaaaaaattattcacttgcAATCAGTCAGTAATAAGCCAATCGaaggtaaatattaatttttattaaattttttttgttaatatcaacaaatttagtaaattttgattaacgagAGACTTATTGttaaatgaaagcaaatttcagagtgctaaatataattttttaaattacaaaagatttatgtttaattatatcaatattagggtaaaaaagtataattatctctaaaaataaattatacagcACCATAAAAGCCCCAAGCccttctaataattaatttcacaCCGTTGGCCTGAAGGTTTTAACGGTCTAATTTGACCTAATAAAAGGAGTATCCCACCGCATCCCCCACTCCAGAGAGGAATCAAACTGTCTGTCTTCGTCCTTACTACGCCCACCATCGATCCAGACGCCGCCGACTAGAGCAATCTACCGGCCATCCTCCGCCGCCGCTACCGTCCCCTCGTTTTTTCCACTACGTACCGGCTATTGTCTCTCGTCCCAGCCCATCATCACCGCGGCCACCATCCATCCCTGCCAGCACCGCCGTCAAACTCCACCTCAGTCTCTTTCATCTTTCCTACCGCTCAGGGTATTAatctatttcattatttttatcctGAATTTCAGATAGTTTCAGTAAAATCGCTGTTCCCTCTTCCCGTAACTGCTTGCACAAATCGATAGAGACAAAACCGAACCTTTCCGTAGGTATACGGTGTATTTCGTGGGAATCCTCGTAAACCTATTCTATGcttagaattatttttacacttaataccaaaatatttgtagtCTAAGGGCAAATGTGCTTCTCCTAGGTTAAAACAGGTCACTCTTTGTATCATGTATGTAAGACGTTTTAAGGAGCAAATTGCAAGAACACATCAATTCAAGTAGGAGAGAGTTCATGTGAGATTAAAATCAATTTGCTCAATTTGGTTAGGGGTTGAATGTGATTTGAGCGTTAGATTAAAATCAATTTGCTCCTTATGCCTATCAGATCTGTACTTAGCATCAGTGAGAAAATTCTAACATGTTACATCTATGGTGGCCCTATAATTACAATACAGTCATTACTAGATTCTAAAATAAGAGTACAAGAATAGGATCattgctgaatttttttaaaggcAAAATTGAGTACGAGAAATAGCTTGGTTGATCAACTGTCCATATGTTCACTTCAAGGCAGGCTGCATCAACCTCCTCGAATAACGTTTCTTTCTGCAGGAAGTCTTTAATATAGTATGGTTTGCCACTCCTTCTGTATCATTGTGTCCAGTTGTAAGATTTATTTTGGTTGTTTGCACAAATGCATGtttcttttgttgaataaatCACATATGCCTTTAAAAGGACATAACTATCTTTTGCAGTTTTAATTCCACAAATTGCCTCATTTTATCGTAGCAAAATGTTATTTACCAATGGTAGCTTTGATGGTTTGTAAAGCCACCAATGGAGTTTAAGGAGGAGACAAAACTAGCAGTGctagattttttcttgatgtttTACTCCTACTGAATTAGAAACAAGAACTATGTGGCTTCTCCTTGGAATGATGGTGCTTACATTTCCCAGTGGATACAAGGGAGGTCAGAgttcctaaaaaatattggacaCTCATGAATTTCTTACATATGCAAATAAGCAAGAGAGACATGATCAAGGGTACAGACTTAGTGGTAGTGCATTTTCTCAAGTATAGTTTCTCATTTCATAGATTTCCATGTCTCTTGCAGAAGAAATCATGCCTAAGGTGAAGACAAACCGGGTAAAGTACCCGGAAGGGTGGGAATTGATTGAACCTACTCTGCGTGAACTTCAGGCAAAGATGAGAGAAGGTTTGTAATCACTTCATACACTCTCTTGAGTTTTTTCtccatcatcattattattgtaCATTTTGGTTCAGTTTTTCCTGTTTTGACTGTATCTAgacaaaaaactaaataaaatgatcTGCTTTTGGTGGTGGCAGCTGAGAATGATCCACATGATGGTAAAAGGAAATGTGAGGGCTTGTGgcctattttcaaaatagctCATCAGAAGAGTCGATACATTTTTGACCTTTATCACAGGAGGAATGAAATTTCAAAGGAATTATATGAGTTCTGCTTGGATCAGGGATATGCCGACCGCAATTTAATTGCAAAATGGAAGAAGGTTTGTTGATGATactgaataaattttatcacaATATTATTACAGTTCACTGTGTCATGTTTTTGTGTCTTTACATGCTCAATCCTGAATTTTATTCATCACTTCGACTTCTTTccatgtgtgtgtgagagacaCAGATTAAGAGACCAGACTTGTATTCTTGAAGATGCTCTTTGGCATGTGACAACATAAACAAGATTGAGACAATATAGCTTGATTAAGAGACTAGAACATTTTTTAGAAACCATACAATACTTGCTTTTTGTATCTATTGCAGCCGGAAATTTCTATCAGTATATCATAAGAGAC
The nucleotide sequence above comes from Sesamum indicum cultivar Zhongzhi No. 13 linkage group LG11, S_indicum_v1.0, whole genome shotgun sequence. Encoded proteins:
- the LOC105174102 gene encoding double-strand break repair protein MRE11 isoform X1, giving the protein MAESAREDKSNMLRILIATDCHLGYMEKDEIRRHDSFQAFEEICSIAEQKQVDLILLGGDLFHENKPSRSTLVKAIEILRRHCLNDRPVQFQVVSDQTVNFANSFGHVNYEDPHFNVGLPVFSIHGNHDDPAGVDNLSAVDILSACNLVNYFGKMVLEGSGVGQITLYPILIKKGSTSVALYGLGNIRDERLNRMFQTPHAVQWMRPEAQEGCQVSDWFNILVLHQNRVKTNPKNAINEHFLPRFLDFIIWGHEHECLVDPKEVPGMGFHITQPGSSVATSLIDGESKPKHVLLLEIKGNQYRPTKIPLNSVRPFEYTEVVLKDEPDIDPNDQNSILEHLDNVVRNLIERANQKAIKKSELKLPLVRVKVDYSGFMTINPQRFGQKYVGKVANPQDILIFSKASRKGRSEVDKINDSERLRPEELNQQNIEALVAESNLKMEILPVNDLDVALHNFVNKDDKMAFYSCLQYNLEETRNKIAGDPDVHKFEEEDIIVKVGECLEERVKERASKTKDGQDFTFSGPSSQNVRTRSTEGVGTAASFSDDEDATIFSGSKSTRKGRKELSQSLRSTHDISDAGKTTGRGRGRGRGRGRASNTLKQTTLEASMGFRHSQRSASVAASASVRSMADEVDEVDSDSNDETAKLDVNDIADSSDDAETLEGKGRKRAAPRGKARGSTTSKRGRKSDNPSSSLHRLLASRDDDDEDDDMGKKPNRSQPRVTRNYGALRR
- the LOC105174102 gene encoding double-strand break repair protein MRE11 isoform X2 — encoded protein: MAESAREDKSNMLRILIATDCHLGYMEKDEIRRHDSFQAFEEICSIAEQKQVDLILLGGDLFHENKPSRSTLVKAIEILRRHCLNDRPVQFQVVSDQTVNFANSFGHVNYEDPHFNVGLPVFSIHGNHDDPAGVDNLSAVDILSACNLVNYFGKMVLEGSGVGQITLYPILIKKGSTSVALYGLGNIRDERLNRMFQTPHAVQWMRPEAQEGCQVSDWFNILVLHQNRVKTNPKNAINEHFLPRFLDFIIWGHEHECLVDPKEVPGMGFHITQPGSSVATSLIDGESKPKHVLLLEIKGNQYRPTKIPLNSVRPFEYTEVVLKDEPDIDPNDQNSILEHLDNVVRNLIERANQKAIKKSELKLPLVRVKVDYSGFMTINPQRFGQKYVGKVANPQDILIFSKASRKGRSEDKINDSERLRPEELNQQNIEALVAESNLKMEILPVNDLDVALHNFVNKDDKMAFYSCLQYNLEETRNKIAGDPDVHKFEEEDIIVKVGECLEERVKERASKTKDGQDFTFSGPSSQNVRTRSTEGVGTAASFSDDEDATIFSGSKSTRKGRKELSQSLRSTHDISDAGKTTGRGRGRGRGRGRASNTLKQTTLEASMGFRHSQRSASVAASASVRSMADEVDEVDSDSNDETAKLDVNDIADSSDDAETLEGKGRKRAAPRGKARGSTTSKRGRKSDNPSSSLHRLLASRDDDDEDDDMGKKPNRSQPRVTRNYGALRR
- the LOC105174102 gene encoding double-strand break repair protein MRE11 isoform X3 produces the protein MKFAGTIHFRHLKRFAQLLSRNSFGHVNYEDPHFNVGLPVFSIHGNHDDPAGVDNLSAVDILSACNLVNYFGKMVLEGSGVGQITLYPILIKKGSTSVALYGLGNIRDERLNRMFQTPHAVQWMRPEAQEGCQVSDWFNILVLHQNRVKTNPKNAINEHFLPRFLDFIIWGHEHECLVDPKEVPGMGFHITQPGSSVATSLIDGESKPKHVLLLEIKGNQYRPTKIPLNSVRPFEYTEVVLKDEPDIDPNDQNSILEHLDNVVRNLIERANQKAIKKSELKLPLVRVKVDYSGFMTINPQRFGQKYVGKVANPQDILIFSKASRKGRSEVDKINDSERLRPEELNQQNIEALVAESNLKMEILPVNDLDVALHNFVNKDDKMAFYSCLQYNLEETRNKIAGDPDVHKFEEEDIIVKVGECLEERVKERASKTKDGQDFTFSGPSSQNVRTRSTEGVGTAASFSDDEDATIFSGSKSTRKGRKELSQSLRSTHDISDAGKTTGRGRGRGRGRGRASNTLKQTTLEASMGFRHSQRSASVAASASVRSMADEVDEVDSDSNDETAKLDVNDIADSSDDAETLEGKGRKRAAPRGKARGSTTSKRGRKSDNPSSSLHRLLASRDDDDEDDDMGKKPNRSQPRVTRNYGALRR
- the LOC105174103 gene encoding protein BUD31 homolog 2; translated protein: MPKVKTNRVKYPEGWELIEPTLRELQAKMREAENDPHDGKRKCEGLWPIFKIAHQKSRYIFDLYHRRNEISKELYEFCLDQGYADRNLIAKWKKPGYERLCCLRCMQPRDHNFQTTCICRVPQHLREEKAIECVHCGCRGCASGD